A genomic region of Phragmites australis chromosome 2, lpPhrAust1.1, whole genome shotgun sequence contains the following coding sequences:
- the LOC133892606 gene encoding indole-3-pyruvate monooxygenase YUCCA4-like — translation MNRFAETEGKSAHDPLYSPRSAARATTTGDFTVGEPIPGPLIVGAGPAGLAVAAALAVNGVPYLVLERHDCIASLWRHRTYRRLRLHLPKRFCELPLMPFPPSFPTYPTREQFLDYLEDYRRTYGILPMFGQAVVSAEYDGEFWRVRTEKVITAEIDGEEAVLSTTTTEHRSKWLVVATGENAEPVMPEIDGIETFKGQVMHSSDYRSGEGYKGKKVLVVGCGNSGMEVSLDLSNHNVQTSMVVRDRVHVLPREIMGCSTFGLSAWLLRWLPIQTVDRILLLLARLVFGDLAPLGITRPSLGPMELKRVSGKTPVLDVGTIAKIKSGDIKVFPAIQRFLGHGVEFVDGRIEDFDAVILATGYKSNVPYWLKEKEFFSEKNGFPQKPNGWKGERGLYAVGFSRRGLLGVSMDATKVVDDIVQRWRDIGYGRHKMKMMSEEPMNEAPFSSNLNFL, via the exons ATGAACCGCTTCGCCGAGACCGAGGGGAAGAGCGCGCACGACCCGCTGTACAGCCCCCGCAGCGCGGCGAGGGCCACGACCACCGGCGACTTCACCGTCGGTGAACCGATCCCGGGGCCGCTGATCGTGGGCGCAGGACCGGCGGGGCTGGCTGTGGCGGCGGCCCTCGCGGTGAACGGCGTGCCGTACCTGGTGCTGGAGCGGCACGACTGTATCGCCTCGCTGTGGCGCCACCGCACGTACCGCAGGCTGCGGCTGCACCTGCCCAAGCGCTTCTGCGAGCTGCCGCTCATGCCCTTCCCGCCAAGCTTCCCCACGTACCCGACCAGGGAGCAGTTCCTCGACTACCTCGAGGACTATCGCCGCACGTACGGCATCCTCCCGATGTTCGGGCAGGCCGTCGTCAGCGCCGAGTACGACGGGGAGTTCTGGAGGGTGCGCACCGAGAAGGTCATCACGGCGGAAAtcgacggcgaggaggccgtCCTGAGCACCACCACAACGGAGCACCGGTCCAAATGGCTAGTCGTCGCCACCGGCGAGAACGCCGAGCCTGTCATGCCGGAGATCGACGGCATCGAGACCTTCAAGGGCCAGGTCATGCACTCCAGCGACTACCGCAGCGGCGAGGGCTACAAAGGCAAGAAGGTGCTCGTCGTCGGTTGCGGCAACTCCGGCATGGAGGTGTCCCTCGACCTCTCCAACCACAATGTGCAGACCTCCATGGTTGTGCGTGACAGG GTGCACGTCCTGCCTAGGGAGATCATGGGGTGCTCCACTTTTGGGCTGTCTGCGTGGCTCCTCAGGTGGCTACCTATTCAGACGGTCGATcggatcctcctcctcctggcaCGCCTCGTGTTTGGTGACTTGGCGCCCCTCGGCATCACTCGTCCTAGCCTTGGCCCAATGGAGCTCAAGAGAGTCTCCGGGAAAACGCCGGTGCTCGATGTGGGAACCATAGCTAAGATCAAGTCTGGAGATATCAAA GTGTTCCCAGCAATACAACGTTTCCTAGGGCATGGCGTGGAGTTCGTTGACGGCAGGATCGAAGACTTTGACGCTGTCATCCTTGCCACTGGTTATAAAAGCAATGTGCCATATTGGTTAAAG GAGAAAGAATTCTTCTCGGAgaaaaatggatttccacaaaAACCAAATGGATGGAAAGGGGAGCGTGGCCTCTATGCTGTTGGGTTCTCGAGGCGTGGCCTCCTGGGCGTGTCCATGGACGCCACCAAGGTTGTAGATGACATTGTGCAGCGTTGGCGTGACATAGGCTATGGAAGGCACAAGATGAAAATGATGTCAGAAGAGCCAATGAATGAAGCCCCCTTCTCCtctaatttgaattttttgtga